A genomic region of Longimicrobiales bacterium contains the following coding sequences:
- a CDS encoding polyprenyl synthetase family protein: protein MTNSTFPGLDAYLDSEGGPVERALERAVVTLEQCEAPLEPEVLGAIRHGVMGGGKRLRPILFASAYEACGGEAKEASYDLAASLEMIHAYSLMHDDLPCMDDAALRRGRATTHRVHGEEVTIRAGAALIPAAALQALDASGRLGCERVQCLILVRTLMAAAGAGGMVGGQWMDLLGEGLALGTEDLDALHRMKTGALLTASLEMGALAADADKDTRDALRMYGQATGLAFQIADDVLDATASPETLGKNPSDADLDKSTYVALYGLEEARRRARDQVDIAVSALNVAGIDSPALLALSRYVVERSK, encoded by the coding sequence GTGACTAACTCGACGTTCCCAGGCCTGGACGCTTACCTGGACAGCGAGGGCGGCCCGGTGGAGCGAGCGCTTGAGCGTGCGGTCGTCACTCTTGAGCAATGCGAGGCCCCACTTGAACCCGAGGTCCTCGGTGCAATTCGCCATGGTGTGATGGGTGGCGGGAAGCGACTGCGTCCGATCCTGTTCGCGTCGGCATACGAGGCGTGTGGGGGAGAGGCGAAAGAGGCGTCCTACGACCTCGCGGCATCCTTGGAAATGATCCACGCGTACTCCCTCATGCATGATGACCTGCCGTGCATGGACGACGCCGCCCTGCGTCGTGGGCGGGCGACCACGCATCGGGTGCACGGCGAGGAGGTCACGATCCGAGCCGGCGCTGCACTGATTCCAGCCGCCGCTCTTCAGGCTCTCGACGCCAGCGGGCGGCTCGGATGTGAGCGAGTGCAATGTCTGATCCTCGTGCGCACGCTGATGGCCGCCGCCGGCGCCGGCGGCATGGTGGGTGGGCAGTGGATGGACCTGCTTGGAGAGGGCCTCGCTCTCGGGACGGAAGATCTGGATGCACTGCATCGGATGAAGACCGGCGCTCTCCTCACGGCATCCCTAGAGATGGGCGCTCTGGCAGCGGATGCGGACAAGGACACCCGGGATGCACTTCGCATGTACGGTCAGGCGACCGGGCTTGCGTTTCAGATCGCCGACGATGTGCTCGACGCCACTGCCTCCCCCGAGACGCTTGGAAAGAACCCGAGCGATGCGGACCTGGACAAGTCGACCTACGTCGCGTTGTATGGCCTCGAAGAGGCGCGTCGGCGGGCGCGCGACCAGGTCGACATTGCGGTCTCGGCGCTAAATGTGGCGGGAATCGACTCGCCCGCACTCCTGGCGCTTAGCAGATACGTGGTGGAACGAAGTAAATAG
- the xseB gene encoding exodeoxyribonuclease VII small subunit, with product MIDEAIDPTLEERLSRLEEILARMESDEVELEEALKLFEEGVCHVRAAEKVLSETELKVEELLASGETRDIPVDAE from the coding sequence ATGATCGACGAAGCGATAGACCCTACGCTCGAGGAGCGATTGAGCCGCTTGGAAGAGATTCTCGCTCGAATGGAGTCCGACGAGGTCGAGCTCGAGGAGGCTCTCAAGCTGTTTGAAGAGGGCGTGTGTCATGTGCGTGCAGCAGAGAAGGTCCTGTCCGAGACAGAGTTGAAGGTCGAGGAACTGCTCGCGTCGGGCGAAACGCGAGATATCCCCGTCGACGCCGAGTGA
- the xseA gene encoding exodeoxyribonuclease VII large subunit produces MSDDTFDLFDDDEVGGTDAGWDDTDEVEDLDPEPESIDRAPKVWSVYQVNKAVKGLLDSSVEPLWVGGEIGSWTRSRPGHCYFTLKDDRAQIGGVMFAGDSAKLPADPDVGTKVRVYGDLTIYEQRGQFQVIAQKLEAEGADGLWSKAFEALKQKLELEGLLGIERKRPLPAYPGCIGVVTSPTGAALHDITSVLRRRAPWTRVLLSGSRVQGEGASTDVAAALRRLAATGLADVIIVGRGGGSLEDLWAFNEEPVARAIAECPVPVISAVGHEVDVTISDLVADVRAPTPSAAAETVVPDGPALLGHLRRSPERLGRALRRTAARPGVEVAERMGRLHHAIERRLVPARQSLDLGADRLERETNDLIQVRTITLRGLAGRLEALSPLSTLARGYSVARTADGRVLRTLEDFSPGAPFQLRVSGGTIDAETLSTHNNDDAQA; encoded by the coding sequence ATGAGCGACGACACGTTCGACCTGTTTGATGATGATGAGGTTGGTGGAACCGATGCCGGCTGGGATGACACGGATGAGGTAGAGGACCTCGACCCAGAGCCCGAGTCTATCGACCGGGCCCCAAAGGTCTGGTCGGTCTACCAGGTGAACAAAGCGGTGAAGGGCCTTCTCGACAGCAGCGTCGAACCACTCTGGGTAGGTGGAGAGATCGGCAGCTGGACACGGTCTCGCCCAGGTCACTGCTACTTCACCCTGAAGGACGATCGCGCTCAGATCGGTGGAGTGATGTTTGCCGGTGACTCGGCCAAGCTGCCGGCAGACCCGGATGTCGGGACCAAGGTCCGGGTCTATGGCGACCTAACGATCTACGAGCAGCGAGGGCAGTTTCAGGTCATCGCGCAGAAACTCGAGGCCGAGGGCGCGGACGGACTCTGGAGCAAAGCCTTCGAGGCGCTCAAGCAGAAGCTCGAACTGGAGGGTCTCCTCGGGATCGAGAGAAAGCGACCGCTGCCGGCTTACCCGGGATGTATCGGTGTCGTAACATCGCCGACCGGTGCGGCCCTCCACGACATCACGTCGGTTTTACGACGACGCGCTCCGTGGACACGGGTCCTGCTCTCGGGCAGTCGGGTACAGGGCGAAGGTGCCTCCACCGACGTCGCGGCCGCTTTGCGACGTCTTGCAGCTACGGGCCTCGCCGATGTGATCATCGTCGGGCGTGGAGGAGGATCACTGGAGGACCTCTGGGCCTTCAACGAAGAGCCGGTGGCCCGTGCCATCGCCGAGTGTCCTGTCCCTGTCATCTCTGCGGTGGGCCACGAGGTCGACGTCACGATCTCCGATCTGGTCGCGGACGTCCGGGCCCCCACACCGAGCGCCGCTGCGGAGACCGTCGTCCCCGACGGGCCCGCACTGCTTGGACACCTCCGGCGGAGTCCAGAGCGCCTCGGTCGTGCACTCCGACGGACCGCCGCTCGCCCCGGCGTTGAGGTCGCCGAGCGCATGGGACGACTACACCACGCGATAGAGCGAAGACTCGTTCCGGCACGCCAGTCACTCGATCTTGGAGCTGACCGGCTGGAACGGGAGACGAACGATCTGATCCAAGTGCGGACGATCACTCTTCGGGGCCTCGCTGGGCGACTCGAAGCTCTTTCGCCCCTGTCCACTCTGGCACGCGGGTATTCAGTCGCAAGGACTGCCGATGGTCGGGTGCTGCGAACACTGGAAGACTTTTCACCCGGCGCACCCTTTCAATTACGCGTCAGTGGCGGCACGATCGACGCTGAAACGCTGAGCACTCACAACAACGACGACGCACAAGCATGA